TTTAAAGTAATCGGCCCTTTCATTGCTGATAATTACGTCTTTTCAATCGATACATTTGAATCATTGTTTACAGCAATGACGTCTAGTCAGCCAGATGATGCAGTCTTTAACTTTTCATTTGAAGAAGGTATACAGCACTATAAACCTTTAATGAAAGCCATTCAGGCAAGCTACAATTTCACTGATTATTACATTGAAGCTCGTAAAAAATTAGAAGACGATATGCATCAACCGAATATTATTCCATATCATAAAGGCTTTTACCGAGCATTCAGTAAATTACATACAAGTACGTTTAAATACCAAGCACAACACCCACAAGAAATTGTTGATAGTTTAGATGAAACTCATCATTTATTTTTATTCGTTAGTGAAGGTCTTCTTAAAGGTTACTTATATCTAGAAATTGATACACAACAATCAATCGCCGAAATTAAATATTTTAGTTCTCATGTTGACTATCGCCTAAAAGGTATTGCATTCGAATTACTAGCATATGCTTTACAATACGCTTTCGATAATTATGATATTAGAAAAGTTTATTTTAAAATACGTAATAAAAACAACAAGCTAATTGAACGTTTCAATGGTTTAGGTTTTCATATTAACTATGAATATATTAAATTCAAATTTGAATCACGCAACGTTAAAAATCAGTCAATTCCTGAATAATTTTTTTAACATGTTTCCCATAATATGCTATTAGAGTGTATTGTGGGTTTTTCTACTTTTTGTAAACATTGAAAACTTTAAGTAGTTGTTTTTTACTAATAGCACAGAATGTTTTACAATAACATGCAAGTGTCAATTAAGGGGAACACTTGCATAAATAGCATAGGAGAGTGAGTAGTCTTGCAATTTTTCGATTTCTTAATAGCACTTTTACCAGCTTTATTCTGGGGAAGCGTTGTTCTTATTAATGTGTTCGTCGGTGGCGGACCATACAACCAAATTCGTGGCACTACGCTAGGTGCCCTTATTGTTGGATTGGCTTTACTTATAACTGGTTACGCAAAATTCGATAACCCTACTGTCATTATTGTCGGTCTTATTTCTGGTGCATTATGGGCATTCGGACAAGCGAATCAGCTTAAATCAATCAGTTTAATTGGTGTATCAAATACTATGCCTGTATCAACAGGTATGCAGTTAGTTGGTACAACATTATTCAGCGTTATCTTTTTAGGTGAATGGAGCACTATGACACAAATTATTTTTGGTTTAATCGCCATGATTTTATTAGTCACTGGTGTTGCCCTTACTTCACTTAAAGCTAAAAATGAACGCCAATCTGATAATCCTGAATTTAAAAAAGCAATGGGTATTTTGATTATATCTACAGTTGGTTATGTTGGATTCGTTGTACTTGGTGATATTTTTGGAGTCGGTGGTACAGATGCATTGTTCTTCCAATCTGTCGGTATGGCAATTGGTGGTTTTATCTTATCAATGAATCATAAAACTTCCCTTAGATCAACAGCACTAAATCTTTTGCCAGGTATCATTTGGGGTATTGGTAACTTGTTTATGTTCTATTCACAACCTAAAGTTGGTGTAGCGACAAGTTTCTCATTGTCACAATTACTTGTCATCGTTTCTACACTAGGTGGTATTTTCATTTTAGGAGAAAGAAAAGATCGTCGTCAGATGAAAGGTATATGGGCAGGTATCATAGTTATTGTCATAGCTGCGATTATACTTGGTAATTTAAAATAGTAGCATCTAGATATATGATTTGTATAACTACTTACTGAGTTGGAAAAGTGCCCTCGTTTTCATTAAAAGCTATCTTAAGTCAATGACATGTTAAAACACTTTTATTTCTTGTATATATAGCCCAGGAAAT
This is a stretch of genomic DNA from Staphylococcus roterodami. It encodes these proteins:
- a CDS encoding GNAT family N-acetyltransferase, whose translation is MGIVQLYDITQIKSFIEHSNYESASYLYKLPQQYKEIDALITNAIEFPGVFAIQENDSIKAIILSFAYDKNKFKVIGPFIADNYVFSIDTFESLFTAMTSSQPDDAVFNFSFEEGIQHYKPLMKAIQASYNFTDYYIEARKKLEDDMHQPNIIPYHKGFYRAFSKLHTSTFKYQAQHPQEIVDSLDETHHLFLFVSEGLLKGYLYLEIDTQQSIAEIKYFSSHVDYRLKGIAFELLAYALQYAFDNYDIRKVYFKIRNKNNKLIERFNGLGFHINYEYIKFKFESRNVKNQSIPE
- a CDS encoding GRP family sugar transporter, giving the protein MQFFDFLIALLPALFWGSVVLINVFVGGGPYNQIRGTTLGALIVGLALLITGYAKFDNPTVIIVGLISGALWAFGQANQLKSISLIGVSNTMPVSTGMQLVGTTLFSVIFLGEWSTMTQIIFGLIAMILLVTGVALTSLKAKNERQSDNPEFKKAMGILIISTVGYVGFVVLGDIFGVGGTDALFFQSVGMAIGGFILSMNHKTSLRSTALNLLPGIIWGIGNLFMFYSQPKVGVATSFSLSQLLVIVSTLGGIFILGERKDRRQMKGIWAGIIVIVIAAIILGNLK